From a region of the Asterias amurensis chromosome 2, ASM3211899v1 genome:
- the LOC139954311 gene encoding large ribosomal subunit protein uL2m-like: MKLATLCSRLQSLALTSQHDCQQQLMRTIRSYSVNTQIPQSLHRPASVWPIVKPTCLFPGEKQQFGTFCGRSDFHTSSVTCKFIPWKSTPKYTVKPLGLTKSAGRNNTGRVTVTGRGGGHKRRYRMVDFKRIGPEEGAPKEEKVLQVRYDPCRTANIAMVAAGNHKRWILATINMEKGDIIKTSEVIGRMTVAANEGDAYPLGALPIGCLVHSVEVFEGAGGSYVRAAGTSAQVIRKTGGQVILQLPSKQQISVSEKCMATVGRVSNEDHNKKQIGKAGRNRWLGWRPSSGLWQRKGGWAGRKIHPPPPLKVYRSPDKKGTHISV, encoded by the exons ATGAAGCTGGCGACGTTATGCAGTCGACTGCAGTCCCTTGCACTCACAAGTCAACATGATTGTCAACAACAACTGATGAGAACAATCCGCAGTTATTCAGTGAACACCCAGATACCACAATCCCTGCACCGTCCAGCGTCTGTATGGCCAATAGTCAAGCCAACTTGTCTTTTTCCTGGAGAAAAGCAACAATTTGGAACTTTTTGTGGTAGATCAGATTTCCATACGTCGAGTGTGACCTGTAAATTTATTCCATGGAAGAGTACACCGAAGTACACGGTCAAACCTCTCGGGTTGACTAAATCTGCTGGTCGCAACAATACAG GCAGAGTTACAGTCACTGGTCGAGGTGGCGGCCACAAACGACGCTATCGTATGGTGGACTTCAAACGCATCGGTCCAGAGGAAGGCGCCCCCAAAGAAGAGAAGGTACTCCAGGTCCGGTATGACCCCTGCCGGACTGCAAACATTGCTATGGTTGCCGCTGGTAACCACAAACGTTGGATACTTGCCACAATCAACATGGAAAAAGGTGACATCATCAAAACATCGGAGGTCATTGGTAGAATGACAG TTGCTGCAAATGAAGGTGATGCGTACCCCTTAGGAGCTCTCCCCATCGGTTGCCTCGTCCATAGCGTAGAGGTCTTCGAGGGTGCCGGTGGGTCCTACGTCAGAGCAGCGGGTACGAGCGCTCAGGTCATTCGCAAGACTGGCGGTCAGGTGATCCTTCAGCTACCATCTAAACAACAGATCAGCGTCAGCGAGAAGTGTATGGCAACAGTTGGGCGTGTCTCCAACGAGGATCACAATAAGAAACAGATTG GCAAAGCTGGTAGGAATAGATGGCTTGGTTGGCGTCCATCGAGTGGCCTTTGGCAAAGGAAGGGTGGATGGGCTGGCAGAAAAATCCATCCTCCACCTCCTCTGAAAGTCTACAGGAGTCCAGACAAAAAAGGAACACATATAAGCGTGTAA
- the LOC139933934 gene encoding major facilitator superfamily domain-containing protein 3-like: MTGFHLYRFVNSKILCLLLLYFVQGIPYGFQAGFLPIFLRSQGTSLTSVGFFKILLLPWMLKVLWAPLLECYTSRRTGLICSLVAMVMAWAFGACISPEQTVLLCVIVFCLNLTASMQDVIVDAIAIRILRESELGAGNTAQVVGYKVGSIVGGGVFIWLIVYIGWQGLFISISGLYVVTTLLVMQLDDLKRCNNIDKSKTSNNVSIGQVHIQQEGVGVTQEDDFKGQSFTHLIRDIVTTPHTKWMMIFVTFYKLGEMGSIGMFPLYLVDHGIPVGEVGFLTGVISQGLSILGSLAGGWMLSKQQLSLTPSSILPVLFKLRLLPLLLQTAVICFNQSNEVIPLYGLCLVAMCLLQLIGGAVTICTFTLMMQCSQQAPHRIQATHYTALATIEVMGKLVFMSVAGWLVDWLGYGKMFCLFLSLSVGVLAMLRPEIKAYLS, encoded by the exons ATGACTGGTTTTCATCTTTACCGCTTTGTCAACAGTAAGATTCTGTGCCTGCTACTCTTGTACTTTGTCCAAGGAATTCCTTATGGCTTCCAG GCTGGATTCTTGCCGATCTTTCTCCGATCTCAAGGCACATCTCTAACTAGCGTTGGTTTCTTCAAGATCCTCCTGCTACCCTGGATGCTGAAGGTTCTCTGGGCTCCTCTCCTAGAATGCTACACCTCTCGACGAACCGGTTTAATCTGCAGCCTCGTTGCCATGGTAATGGCATGGGCTTTTGGCGCTTGTATCTCTCCGGAACAGACGGTCCTTCTGTGTGTAATCGTCTTCTGTTTGAACTTAACAGCGTCGATGCAGGACGTCATTGTAGACGCCATAGCGATACGGATACTTAGAGAGTCAGAACTGGGAGCTGGCAACACTGCACAGGTCGTTGGCTATAAAGTCGGATCCATTGTCGGGGGAGGGGTGTTCATCTGGCTGATCGTGTACATTGGGTGGCAGGGTTTGTTCATTTCAATATCAGGACTTTATGTTGTGACAACGCTTCTTGTAATGCAGCTGGATGATTTAAAACGGTGCAATAATATTGACAAAAGCAAGACTAGTAACAATGTTTCTATTGGCCAAGTCCATATTCAGCAAGAGGGGGTGGGAGTAACACAGGAGGATGACTTCAAGGGACAATCTTTCACACACCTCATTAGGGATATTGTGACCACCCCTCACACAAAGTGGATGATGATCTTTGTAACATTTTATAAATTAG GTGAAATGGGTTCCATTGGAATGTTTCCTCTCTACCTGGTGGACCATGGGATACCAGTCGGTGAGGTCGGTTTCCTAACAGGGGTCATCAGTCAAGGGTTATCCATTTTGGGGTCGCTAGCTGGAGGCTGGATGCTTTCCAAGCAACAGCTAAG tTTGACGCCATCAAGTATTCTCCCTGTTCTATTCAAGTTGAGGCTCCTTCCACTTCTTCTTCAGACAGCTGTCATCTGTTTTAATCAATCAAATGAAGTTATTCCTTTATATG GTTTATGCCTCGTTGCCATGTGCCTCCTTCAACTCATAGGGGGCGCTGTAACGATCTGCACCTTCACCTTGATGATGCAATGCTCCCAGCAGGCACCACACCGTATTCAAGCAACGCACTACACAGCCTTAGCAACCATTGAAGTGATGGGTAAATTAGTTTTTATGTCGGTGGCTGGCTGGCTCGTTGACTGGTTGGGATACGGCAAGATGTTCTGTTTGTTTCTCTCACTATCTGTCGGTGTACTCGCAATGTTGAGACCGGAAATAAAAGCTTATTTATCTTAA
- the LOC139933936 gene encoding uncharacterized protein, translated as MVFDQTIYVANTSGQKIYVRATYEKWQQLKFSTEVQLLSGSVAGGAFNLERASCDLTEGYTALAPHQTLKMIGYFFSAEVESITKDDVAAEKRMSISKNFRVPNHHSIIVTSQYTLQVVRTKCQWKKQCRETCPNMFQKHKRRRSVWLQLITGQKKTESSETCRVCEQGEGDADNQSALNHDNYSDNQIQKQ; from the exons ATGGTTTTTGATCAGACCATTTACGTGGCCAACACATCGGGGCAGAAAATCTACGTCAGAGCAACATATGAAAAATGGCAGCAGCTCAAGTTCTCCACAGAGGTACAACTTCTGTCCGGCAGTGTAGCCGGGGGAGCTTTCAATCTGGAGCGAGCTAGCTGTGATCTCACCGAGGGTTATACTGCGCTAGCACCGCACCAGACGCTCAAGATGATTGGCTATTTCTTTTCTGCTGAAGTTGAGTCGATTACCAAGGATGATGTGGCCGCGGAGAAACGCATGAGCATTAGCAAGAACTTTAGAGTGCCCAATCACCACTCTATCATAGTGACATCACAATACACCTTGCAGGTTGTGAGAACCAAATGCCAATGGAAGAAACAGTGCAGAGAAACCTGCCCCAACATGT ttcagaaacacaagagAAGAAGGTCAGTATGGCTGCAACTTATCACAGGGCAGAAGAAAACAGAGAGTAGTGAAACTTGCCGAGTATGTGAACAAGGAGAAGGAGATGCTGACAACCAGTCAGCATTAAACCATGACAACTACAGCGACAACCAAATTCAGAAACAGTAA